One stretch of Streptomyces hygroscopicus DNA includes these proteins:
- a CDS encoding DNA polymerase subunit beta — protein MTDMTDDMFLDDVAGRLAALPAVRAVTLGGSRAQGTHTPESDWDLAVYYRGGFDPADLRAVGWEGEVSEIGEWGGGVFNGGAWLTIDGRRVDVHYRDLEVVEHELAESRLGRFRWEPLMFHLAGIPSYLVVAELALNQVLRGALPRPEYPAALREAAPPMWRGRAALTLRYASAAYVGRGQATEVAGAVATAALQTAHAVLAARGEWATNEKRLLQRAGLRGIDTIVAGLRPEPAALAEAVADAEALFAAAD, from the coding sequence ATGACCGACATGACCGACGACATGTTTCTCGACGATGTCGCCGGGCGGCTCGCCGCCCTGCCCGCAGTACGCGCCGTCACCCTCGGGGGCTCGCGTGCGCAAGGCACCCACACCCCGGAGAGCGACTGGGACCTGGCCGTGTACTACCGGGGCGGCTTCGACCCGGCCGACCTGCGGGCCGTCGGCTGGGAGGGCGAGGTCTCCGAGATCGGCGAGTGGGGCGGTGGTGTCTTCAACGGGGGCGCCTGGCTGACGATCGACGGACGGCGTGTGGACGTCCACTACCGCGACCTCGAGGTGGTGGAACACGAACTCGCCGAGTCGCGGCTGGGCCGCTTCCGCTGGGAGCCGCTGATGTTCCACCTGGCAGGCATCCCCAGTTATCTGGTGGTGGCCGAACTCGCCCTCAACCAGGTGCTGCGGGGCGCCCTGCCCCGCCCCGAATACCCGGCGGCGCTGCGCGAGGCGGCGCCCCCGATGTGGCGCGGGCGCGCGGCTCTGACACTGCGGTATGCCTCGGCCGCGTACGTCGGACGTGGCCAGGCCACAGAGGTGGCGGGGGCGGTGGCGACCGCCGCCCTGCAGACGGCGCACGCGGTGCTGGCGGCGCGGGGCGAGTGGGCCACCAACGAGAAACGCCTCCTGCAGCGGGCGGGCCTGCGCGGCATCGACACGATCGTGGCAGGGCTGCGGCCGGAGCCCGCCGCCCTGGCCGAGGCGGTCGCCGACGCGGAGGCGTTGTTCGCAGCCGCCGACTGA
- a CDS encoding EmrB/QacA family drug resistance transporter produces the protein MSGPDAYEELPPRRRTLVTLALLGCAFLAMLDGTVVGTALPRIVEQIGGGDAWYIWLVTAYLLTSSVSVPVYGRFSDLYGRRRLLIGGLTVFLIGSIACGLSASMPTLILSRAIQGLGAGALLTLGMALVRDLHPPSRPQGLIRMQTAMATMMITGMVGGPLLGGLLADHVGWRWAFWLNLPLGLAAIAVIALALPDRRPAAPPSGRLDAAGILLLAAGLSLALTGLSLKGNATAGYAPSWTDPAVMGCLLGGLALLASLVPVERRAAVPVLPLRLFRHRTYTALLTAGFFFQVAALPVGIFLPLYFQHIRGHSATASGLLLLPLLIGMTLGNRLTAATVLRSGHVKPVLLTGAGLLTTGTAAFLALRATTPLALTSVLLLLVGLGTGPAMGGLTIATQNSVPRADMGTATAGSALTKQLGGAVGLACAQSLIGHSGTAAPTATAIGSTIAWSGCTAGLLALGALLLMRDIPISTPGRRPGAPAAPSAVATPGTSR, from the coding sequence GTGAGCGGACCCGACGCGTACGAGGAACTCCCGCCCCGCCGCCGGACCCTGGTCACCCTCGCCCTGCTGGGGTGCGCCTTCCTGGCCATGCTGGACGGCACCGTGGTCGGCACCGCGCTGCCCCGCATCGTCGAGCAGATCGGTGGAGGGGACGCCTGGTACATCTGGCTGGTCACCGCCTATCTGCTGACCTCCTCCGTCAGCGTGCCGGTCTACGGCCGCTTCTCCGACCTCTACGGCCGCCGCCGGCTGCTGATCGGCGGGCTCACCGTCTTTCTGATCGGCTCCATCGCCTGCGGCCTGTCCGCCTCCATGCCGACGCTGATCCTTTCCCGCGCGATCCAGGGCCTGGGCGCCGGAGCCCTGCTGACCCTCGGCATGGCCCTGGTCCGCGACCTTCACCCACCGTCCCGCCCCCAGGGCCTGATCCGGATGCAGACGGCGATGGCCACCATGATGATCACGGGCATGGTCGGCGGCCCGCTCCTCGGTGGGCTGCTCGCCGATCATGTCGGCTGGCGCTGGGCGTTCTGGCTCAATCTCCCCCTCGGGCTGGCCGCCATCGCCGTCATCGCCCTGGCCCTGCCCGACCGCCGTCCCGCCGCCCCGCCGTCCGGACGGCTCGACGCGGCGGGGATCCTCCTCCTCGCCGCCGGGCTCTCCCTCGCGCTGACCGGCCTCAGCCTCAAAGGCAACGCGACCGCTGGGTACGCGCCCTCCTGGACGGATCCGGCCGTCATGGGCTGCCTGCTCGGCGGTCTGGCGCTGCTCGCCTCGCTCGTACCGGTCGAGCGGCGGGCCGCCGTCCCCGTCCTGCCCCTGCGGCTGTTCCGGCACCGCACCTACACGGCCCTGCTGACCGCCGGTTTCTTCTTCCAGGTCGCCGCTCTGCCGGTGGGGATCTTCCTGCCGCTGTACTTCCAGCACATCCGCGGCCACTCGGCCACCGCCTCCGGTCTGCTGCTGCTCCCCCTGCTCATCGGCATGACCCTGGGCAACCGGCTCACCGCCGCCACCGTGCTGCGCAGCGGACACGTCAAACCGGTCCTGCTGACCGGAGCGGGGCTGCTCACCACTGGCACCGCCGCCTTCCTCGCCCTGAGGGCCACCACACCGCTCGCGCTGACGTCCGTTCTGCTGCTGCTCGTCGGGCTCGGCACCGGACCGGCCATGGGCGGGCTCACCATCGCCACCCAGAACTCCGTCCCGCGTGCCGACATGGGCACCGCCACCGCGGGCTCCGCCCTCACCAAGCAGCTCGGTGGCGCGGTCGGCCTGGCCTGCGCCCAGTCCCTGATCGGCCACTCCGGCACGGCCGCGCCCACCGCGACGGCCATCGGCTCCACCATCGCCTGGAGCGGATGCACCGCGGGGCTCCTCGCCCTCGGGGCGCTGCTCCTCATGCGCGACATCCCCATCTCCACGCCCGGACGGCGCCCCGGCGCGCCCGCTGCCCCCTCCGCCGTCGCCACGCCCGGGACGTCCCGGTAG
- a CDS encoding pectinesterase, with translation MEAERRVVGRGRRRGPAVGVGALMLAGAVALPGAGAFAEGARGPAAAPWSADVADGFASVSALGQNGTYGGRDGRTVTVRTLADLEKYATAAEPYVIVVAAAITMDPKGKEIKVASDKTIVGSGTSGQIVGGGFFLGQGVHNVIIRNLTIRDSYEGTWNDKEHDWDAIQMDGAHHVWIDHNELRHMADGLIDSRKDTTYLTVSWNRLQQNNKSFGIGWTENTTADITIHHNWFRESEQRNPSADNIAHAHLYNNYLQDDPGTDINSSYGNYARGNTKMVLENSYFQGFENPVIKDATATLVQRGNVFVNTTGRNESGGTAFDPKAYYSYSLDPADRVPSIVTSGSGPTRAIGTTG, from the coding sequence ATGGAAGCCGAACGTCGGGTGGTGGGGCGCGGCAGGCGTCGTGGGCCGGCAGTGGGCGTCGGGGCCCTGATGCTGGCGGGCGCGGTCGCTCTGCCGGGGGCGGGGGCATTCGCCGAGGGCGCGCGCGGACCGGCCGCCGCGCCTTGGAGCGCCGATGTCGCCGACGGGTTCGCATCCGTCAGCGCGCTGGGGCAGAACGGTACGTACGGGGGCCGGGACGGCCGTACGGTCACCGTGCGCACCCTCGCCGATCTCGAGAAGTACGCGACGGCGGCCGAGCCGTACGTCATCGTCGTGGCCGCGGCGATCACGATGGATCCCAAGGGCAAGGAGATCAAGGTCGCCTCCGACAAGACCATCGTGGGCTCGGGCACCTCGGGTCAGATCGTCGGTGGCGGCTTCTTCCTGGGCCAGGGCGTGCACAACGTCATCATCAGGAATCTGACGATCCGTGATTCCTACGAGGGCACCTGGAACGACAAGGAGCACGACTGGGACGCCATCCAGATGGACGGCGCCCACCATGTGTGGATCGATCACAACGAACTGCGGCATATGGCCGACGGGCTGATCGACAGCCGTAAGGACACCACCTACCTCACGGTGTCCTGGAACCGGCTGCAGCAGAACAACAAGAGCTTCGGGATCGGCTGGACGGAGAACACCACGGCCGACATCACGATCCACCACAACTGGTTCCGCGAGAGTGAGCAGCGCAACCCGTCCGCCGACAACATCGCCCATGCGCATCTCTACAACAACTACCTGCAGGACGACCCCGGGACGGACATCAACTCCTCCTACGGCAACTACGCCCGGGGGAACACCAAGATGGTGCTGGAGAACAGCTACTTCCAGGGCTTCGAGAACCCCGTGATCAAGGACGCCACCGCCACCCTGGTTCAGCGCGGCAATGTCTTCGTCAACACCACCGGCCGCAACGAGAGCGGCGGCACCGCGTTCGACCCGAAGGCGTATTACTCCTACTCCCTCGACCCCGCCGACCGGGTGCCGTCCATCGTGACCTCCGGCTCGGGCCCCACCCGGGCCATCGGCACCACCGGCTGA
- a CDS encoding FAD-dependent oxidoreductase: MSGMNTTPKRTVLVSGASIAGPALAYWLHRYGFAVTLVEKAAALRGGGYPIDIRGTAVEVVRRMGVLPRLQDAHVAVRRISFVDVEGRPIAALRPEAISGGEEGHDLEIPRGELAEILYGAIRDDVELLFNDSIATLHDHDGGVDVTFRGGARRTFDLVIGADGIHSRTRGLAFGPEEPYHRYLGHSFAGFTMPNHLGLAHEGLTWNVPGRTAVLYAPRDGDRVHAFLSFLRPDPPLDAFRDPAAQRDLVAGTFAGYAWEIPRMVAAMRDSDDLFFDVVSQIHMPRWSTGRVALVGDAAYAPSFFSGQGSSLALVGAYVLAGELATGPDHADAYERYERTVRSFVEMNQALATEGSASLSPRTPEDLARRNEALRDLSPVLNSTGRKAHSALALPGYDAA, translated from the coding sequence ATGAGCGGCATGAACACCACGCCGAAGCGCACGGTCCTGGTCTCCGGGGCCAGCATCGCCGGCCCCGCGCTGGCCTACTGGCTCCACCGGTACGGTTTCGCGGTCACACTCGTCGAGAAGGCGGCCGCACTACGCGGTGGCGGCTACCCCATCGACATCCGCGGCACCGCGGTCGAGGTCGTCCGGCGCATGGGGGTGCTCCCCCGGCTCCAGGACGCCCACGTCGCCGTCCGCCGGATCTCCTTCGTCGACGTGGAAGGCCGTCCGATAGCCGCCCTCCGGCCCGAAGCCATCTCCGGCGGCGAGGAAGGCCACGACCTCGAAATCCCTCGCGGAGAGCTGGCCGAGATCCTCTACGGGGCGATCCGCGACGACGTCGAACTCCTCTTCAACGACTCCATCGCCACCCTCCACGACCACGACGGCGGGGTGGACGTGACCTTCCGCGGCGGCGCCCGGCGCACCTTCGACCTGGTCATCGGCGCCGACGGCATCCACTCGCGCACCAGGGGCCTGGCCTTCGGCCCCGAGGAGCCCTACCACCGCTATCTCGGCCACAGCTTCGCCGGATTCACCATGCCCAACCACCTCGGGCTCGCCCACGAGGGTCTCACCTGGAACGTGCCGGGCAGGACCGCCGTCCTCTACGCACCCCGCGACGGCGACCGGGTGCACGCCTTCCTCAGCTTCCTGCGCCCCGACCCGCCCCTCGACGCCTTCCGCGACCCCGCCGCCCAGCGCGACCTCGTGGCCGGGACGTTCGCCGGATACGCCTGGGAGATCCCGCGCATGGTCGCCGCCATGCGCGACAGCGACGACCTCTTCTTCGACGTGGTCAGCCAGATCCATATGCCACGGTGGTCCACCGGCCGGGTCGCCCTGGTCGGCGACGCCGCCTACGCGCCGTCGTTCTTCTCCGGCCAGGGCTCGAGCCTGGCGCTGGTCGGCGCGTACGTCCTCGCCGGCGAGCTGGCCACGGGCCCCGACCACGCCGACGCCTACGAGAGGTACGAGCGCACCGTGCGGTCGTTCGTGGAGATGAACCAGGCACTCGCCACCGAAGGGAGCGCGAGTCTGTCCCCCCGCACTCCCGAGGATCTGGCACGGCGCAACGAGGCGCTGCGCGACCTGTCCCCCGTGCTCAACAGCACGGGCCGGAAGGCGCACTCGGCGCTGGCTCTCCCCGGCTACGACGCCGCGTAA
- a CDS encoding signal transduction histidine kinase yields the protein MGLLALGGLIYGAVRATHPGLDARGLVALVVTVGLGLGWVGWLVGMRRGRPTVGVCSVALVAVCGGVAGAWASFGAVVVGVAAMCAVMLVGLLPATALAGLGIAADAVALAIDGQDVAKLAAVGVAALLGLLLGVVRRQRRERLRSEAELAVAWERGAVEHERAELFAERNRIAREVHDVLAHTLSALSVQITALDSIVEDGAGTDEVRAAIGRSRRLVVEGLDETRRAVRALREEPVALDEQLTALATDEGADFRIAGSVRPLPPAAGIALLRVAQEALTNTRKHAPGAAVTVTLAFGESSTRLTVTNEATVRSGVDPAGELAETGGGFGLTGMRERVELLGGTLDAGPEDAGPEDAGPGDVGPTDAGALAGGWSVEAEVPA from the coding sequence GTGGGCCTGCTCGCCCTGGGCGGCTTGATCTACGGGGCGGTGCGGGCGACACATCCTGGGCTCGACGCCCGCGGCCTGGTCGCGCTGGTGGTCACCGTGGGCCTGGGCCTGGGCTGGGTCGGCTGGCTGGTGGGCATGCGGAGAGGCCGGCCGACGGTCGGTGTGTGCTCGGTGGCCCTGGTGGCGGTCTGTGGCGGGGTGGCGGGGGCGTGGGCGTCGTTCGGCGCGGTGGTCGTGGGGGTGGCCGCGATGTGCGCCGTCATGCTGGTGGGGCTGCTCCCCGCCACGGCCCTGGCCGGCCTCGGCATCGCGGCCGACGCCGTCGCCCTCGCCATCGACGGACAGGACGTCGCGAAGCTCGCCGCCGTGGGGGTGGCCGCGCTGCTCGGCCTGCTGCTGGGCGTCGTACGCCGCCAGCGCCGGGAACGGCTGCGGTCCGAGGCCGAGCTGGCGGTGGCGTGGGAACGCGGCGCCGTCGAGCACGAGCGCGCGGAGCTGTTCGCCGAGCGCAACCGGATCGCCCGGGAGGTGCACGACGTGCTGGCCCACACGCTGTCGGCGCTGTCGGTGCAGATCACCGCTCTTGATTCCATCGTCGAGGACGGCGCCGGCACCGACGAGGTGCGGGCCGCGATCGGCCGGTCCCGCCGGCTGGTCGTCGAGGGCCTGGACGAGACCCGCCGGGCGGTGCGGGCGCTGCGCGAGGAGCCGGTCGCCCTCGACGAACAGCTCACCGCCCTCGCCACGGACGAAGGCGCCGACTTCCGGATCGCCGGTTCCGTACGGCCGCTGCCACCGGCGGCCGGAATAGCCCTGCTGCGGGTCGCACAGGAGGCACTCACCAACACGCGCAAGCACGCACCGGGCGCCGCCGTCACGGTCACCCTGGCCTTCGGCGAATCGTCCACCCGTCTGACGGTCACCAATGAGGCGACGGTACGATCTGGCGTCGATCCGGCCGGAGAGCTTGCCGAGACCGGCGGTGGCTTTGGCCTCACCGGCATGCGCGAGCGCGTGGAACTGCTCGGCGGCACACTCGACGCAGGTCCCGAAGACGCAGGTCCCGAAGACGCAGGTCCCGGAGACGTGGGCCCCACGGACGCAGGTGCCCTAGCCGGTGGCTGGAGTGTGGAAGCGGAGGTCCCGGCGTGA
- a CDS encoding glycoside hydrolase encodes MSEHGRRQVLRTGLGAVAGSTVLGGIGATTPASATPRPGGPIEAGGAVTASEPASARTHLPWVADLGDGRYQNPVLNADWSDPDVIRVGPYFYLVASTFNRVPGLPVLRSADLVNWSVIGHALTELEPKDHFSEPRHGEGVWAPALRHHDGRFWIFYPDPDFGIFMVTATDPRGPWSAPRPVKPGKGLIDPCPLWDDDGQAYLVHAWAKSRSGINNRLTLHRMSPDGTELLDAGRIVINGDALPGYTTLEGPKLYKRDGWYWIFAPAGGVTNGWQSAFRSRSIWGPYEDRIVLAQGDSPVNGPHQGAWVTTESGEDWFLHFQDRDAYGRVVHLQPMRWRTDGWPVMGTDDGSGRGTPVLVHTKPRVNGRTEVTAPASGDEFTGAELGGQWMWQANPDPAWWSLRRSPGRLALVCQPSPAAGDLRLLPHVLTQRLPAESFTATTSMSLSAMPEGSRAGLVVLGETYAWVGLRHDGDRIVLVCRTAAQDAAEVDAATPVPLPRGRSAVRLRVTVRPGAVCQFAAEVDGRGFTPLGEPFPATAGKWIGATVGLFATGPATGGRGGVAEFDWFRMRPISS; translated from the coding sequence GTGAGCGAACACGGTCGCAGGCAGGTATTACGGACCGGCCTCGGCGCGGTCGCCGGATCGACGGTGCTCGGCGGAATCGGCGCCACCACCCCGGCCTCGGCGACGCCACGGCCAGGCGGGCCGATCGAGGCAGGTGGCGCGGTGACGGCAAGTGAACCGGCCTCGGCCCGGACACATCTGCCATGGGTGGCCGACCTGGGGGACGGCCGCTATCAGAACCCGGTGCTCAACGCCGACTGGTCCGACCCCGATGTGATCCGGGTGGGCCCGTACTTCTATCTGGTCGCCTCCACCTTCAACCGCGTTCCCGGACTGCCCGTGCTGCGGTCGGCCGACCTGGTCAACTGGAGCGTCATCGGTCATGCCCTGACCGAGCTGGAGCCCAAGGACCACTTCAGCGAGCCGAGGCACGGCGAAGGGGTGTGGGCTCCGGCCCTGCGCCATCACGACGGCAGGTTCTGGATCTTCTATCCCGACCCCGACTTCGGCATCTTCATGGTGACCGCCACCGATCCGCGAGGGCCATGGAGCGCACCGCGTCCGGTCAAACCGGGCAAGGGGCTGATCGACCCGTGTCCGCTGTGGGACGACGACGGGCAGGCGTATCTGGTCCACGCGTGGGCGAAGAGCCGCAGCGGCATCAACAACCGGCTCACGCTGCACCGTATGAGCCCGGACGGGACCGAGCTGCTCGACGCGGGCCGGATCGTGATCAACGGCGATGCCCTCCCCGGCTACACCACGCTGGAGGGCCCGAAACTCTACAAGCGGGACGGCTGGTACTGGATCTTCGCACCCGCCGGAGGCGTCACCAACGGCTGGCAGTCGGCGTTCCGCTCCCGCTCCATCTGGGGCCCGTACGAGGACCGCATCGTCCTCGCCCAGGGCGACAGCCCCGTCAACGGGCCGCATCAGGGAGCGTGGGTGACCACGGAGAGCGGTGAGGACTGGTTCCTGCACTTCCAGGACCGCGATGCCTACGGACGGGTGGTGCACCTCCAGCCGATGCGGTGGCGCACCGATGGCTGGCCGGTGATGGGCACCGACGACGGCAGTGGCCGGGGTACGCCGGTGCTGGTGCACACCAAGCCCCGGGTGAACGGCCGGACGGAGGTCACCGCGCCGGCCAGTGGCGACGAGTTCACCGGGGCGGAGCTGGGCGGGCAGTGGATGTGGCAGGCGAACCCCGACCCGGCGTGGTGGTCGCTGCGCCGCTCCCCGGGCCGGCTCGCCCTGGTCTGCCAACCGAGCCCGGCCGCCGGTGACTTACGGCTGCTGCCCCATGTGCTGACCCAGCGGTTGCCCGCCGAATCGTTCACCGCGACGACCTCGATGAGCCTGTCGGCCATGCCGGAGGGGTCCCGGGCCGGGCTGGTGGTCCTGGGTGAGACCTACGCCTGGGTGGGCCTGCGCCACGACGGCGACCGGATCGTCCTCGTCTGCCGCACCGCGGCCCAGGACGCCGCCGAGGTGGACGCCGCCACGCCGGTGCCGTTGCCGAGGGGGCGCTCTGCCGTACGGCTCCGGGTGACTGTGCGGCCGGGAGCGGTGTGCCAGTTCGCGGCCGAGGTGGACGGGCGGGGGTTCACGCCGCTCGGGGAGCCGTTCCCGGCGACCGCGGGCAAGTGGATCGGGGCGACCGTGGGACTCTTCGCCACCGGTCCGGCGACCGGCGGCAGGGGCGGTGTGGCGGAGTTCGACTGGTTCCGGATGAGACCGATTTCCTCGTAG
- a CDS encoding drug resistance related regulator produces MDPDQRRAMIVAAALPLVVEYGASVTTAKIARAAGIGEGTIFRVFEDKDALLAACMAEAVRPDDTVAHLESIALDQPLADRLAEAADVVRGHMARIGAVAGALAAAGRLERVAPKPGKDGRLPDREASLARPRAALAALFEPDRDRLRLAPERLADAFQLTLMSAGRLGAPDPLTTEEVVDLFLHGALAASGEVR; encoded by the coding sequence ATGGATCCCGACCAGCGCCGCGCGATGATCGTCGCCGCCGCGCTCCCCCTCGTCGTCGAATACGGCGCCTCCGTGACGACGGCGAAGATCGCCCGGGCCGCGGGCATCGGGGAAGGCACCATCTTCCGCGTCTTCGAGGACAAGGACGCCCTGCTCGCGGCCTGTATGGCCGAGGCCGTGCGGCCCGATGACACCGTGGCCCATCTGGAGTCGATCGCCCTGGACCAGCCGCTGGCGGACCGGCTCGCCGAGGCGGCCGATGTGGTGCGCGGGCACATGGCGCGTATCGGTGCGGTCGCCGGAGCGCTCGCGGCGGCCGGGCGGCTGGAACGCGTCGCCCCCAAGCCCGGTAAGGACGGACGCCTCCCGGACCGCGAGGCGAGCCTGGCCCGGCCGCGCGCGGCGCTGGCCGCGCTGTTCGAACCCGACCGGGACCGCCTGCGGCTCGCCCCGGAACGGCTCGCGGACGCCTTCCAGCTGACGCTGATGTCGGCCGGGCGGCTGGGCGCCCCCGACCCGCTGACCACCGAGGAAGTCGTGGACCTCTTCCTGCACGGCGCGCTCGCGGCGTCCGGGGAGGTCAGGTGA
- a CDS encoding MerR family transcriptional regulator, producing MTTTGTEARGSPMTIQQVSRLSGLSEPTLRYYEKIGLIPAVDRDRDSGHRRYHPTVVETIKALGCLRSTGMSVQDMRAYLRHLDEGTQGAAPLRDLFRRNAERLEREMALMEVRLRYLRLKEEMWDARERADADAERRAIEEVTGVMDAL from the coding sequence ATGACAACGACAGGGACAGAGGCCCGGGGCTCCCCGATGACCATCCAGCAGGTGTCGAGGCTGAGCGGCCTCTCGGAGCCGACGCTGCGCTACTACGAGAAGATCGGCCTGATCCCCGCGGTGGACCGCGACCGGGACAGTGGCCACCGGCGCTACCACCCGACCGTGGTGGAGACGATCAAGGCGCTGGGGTGTCTGAGATCGACCGGCATGAGCGTGCAGGACATGCGTGCCTACCTCCGCCACCTCGACGAGGGCACGCAGGGCGCCGCTCCCCTGCGCGACCTCTTCCGGCGCAACGCGGAGCGTCTGGAGCGGGAGATGGCGCTCATGGAGGTCCGCCTGCGCTATCTGCGACTCAAGGAGGAGATGTGGGACGCGAGGGAGCGCGCCGACGCCGATGCGGAGCGCCGGGCGATCGAAGAGGTCACGGGCGTCATGGACGCACTGTGA
- a CDS encoding LuxR family transcriptional regulator — protein sequence MKVIIVDDQTIVRDGLVTICERLPDVEVVAAVGDGRQALAAVAEHSPDVVLMDLRMPHMDGIEATRHITMDHPATHVVVLTTFIDDESINAALTAGALGYLTKEAGREDVDRALRAAARGQALLDPAVHARLVALARQQPAAGSGELPAGLTAREAEVLICMAKGLSNREIARSLFVSEATVKTHVNRVFAKTGSRDRGQAIAYAHRHGLG from the coding sequence GTGAAGGTGATCATCGTGGACGACCAGACCATCGTCCGCGACGGACTGGTCACCATCTGCGAGCGCCTGCCCGACGTCGAGGTGGTCGCCGCTGTCGGCGACGGTCGGCAGGCCCTGGCCGCGGTCGCCGAGCATTCCCCGGACGTGGTGCTGATGGACCTGCGCATGCCGCACATGGATGGCATCGAAGCCACGCGGCACATCACCATGGACCATCCCGCGACGCATGTCGTCGTGCTGACCACCTTCATCGACGACGAATCGATCAACGCGGCACTCACCGCCGGAGCACTGGGCTACCTCACCAAGGAAGCCGGGCGCGAGGACGTCGATCGGGCGCTGCGGGCGGCCGCCCGCGGGCAGGCCCTCCTGGACCCCGCCGTACACGCCCGCCTCGTCGCACTCGCCCGGCAGCAGCCCGCCGCCGGATCGGGGGAACTGCCCGCCGGGCTGACCGCACGCGAGGCCGAAGTGCTCATCTGCATGGCCAAGGGCCTGTCCAACCGCGAGATCGCCCGATCGCTGTTCGTCAGCGAAGCCACCGTCAAAACCCATGTCAACCGCGTCTTCGCCAAGACCGGCAGCCGTGATCGCGGCCAGGCCATCGCCTACGCGCACCGGCACGGACTCGGTTGA
- a CDS encoding membrane protein has translation MIGSGLSNQTGAAIGSHAFPVLGPIGVVAVRQYVAAIVLLAVGRPRLRSFTWWQWRPVVGLAVVFGTMNLSLYTAIDRIGLGLAVTLEFLGPLCIALATSRRRADACCALVAAAAAVTLMRPRPSADYLGMGLGLLAAVCWASYILLNRTVGRRVPGAQGSAVAAGLSALMFLPVGIAVAVHQPPTASAVAYAVTAGVLSSAVPYLADLFTLRRVPAQAFGLFMSVNPVLAALVGWVGLGQNLGWTEWTSIGAIVAANTLSILTRRG, from the coding sequence ATGATCGGCAGCGGGCTGTCCAACCAGACCGGCGCCGCGATCGGATCCCACGCCTTCCCCGTCCTCGGCCCGATCGGGGTCGTCGCCGTCCGCCAGTACGTCGCCGCGATCGTCCTGCTGGCCGTCGGCCGGCCCCGGCTACGGAGCTTCACCTGGTGGCAGTGGCGGCCGGTGGTGGGTCTTGCCGTGGTGTTCGGCACCATGAATCTCTCCCTGTACACCGCCATCGACCGCATCGGCCTCGGGCTCGCGGTGACGCTGGAGTTCCTCGGCCCGCTGTGCATCGCGCTGGCCACCTCACGACGCCGGGCGGACGCGTGCTGTGCGCTGGTCGCGGCCGCCGCCGCGGTGACACTGATGCGTCCGCGGCCCTCGGCCGACTACCTGGGCATGGGGCTGGGGCTGCTGGCCGCCGTGTGCTGGGCGTCGTACATCCTGCTCAACCGCACCGTGGGCCGACGGGTCCCCGGCGCTCAGGGGTCGGCGGTGGCCGCGGGGCTCTCCGCCCTGATGTTCCTGCCGGTCGGGATCGCCGTCGCCGTCCATCAGCCGCCGACCGCGAGCGCCGTGGCGTACGCCGTCACCGCGGGCGTCCTCTCCTCGGCCGTGCCGTACCTCGCGGACCTGTTCACCCTGCGCCGCGTGCCCGCCCAGGCGTTCGGGCTCTTCATGAGCGTCAACCCCGTCCTCGCCGCCCTGGTCGGCTGGGTCGGCCTGGGGCAGAACCTGGGGTGGACGGAATGGACGAGCATAGGCGCCATCGTCGCGGCCAACACACTGAGCATCCTCACCCGGCGCGGCTGA
- a CDS encoding SAM-dependent methyltransferase: protein MLSVMSAPQGPTFRELVVQALSSVEHGYDLLAPKFDHTGYRTPASVLDSVAGALRGLGPFDSGLDVCCGTGAGMGVLRQVCRKRITGVDFSAGMLAAGRARTPVVPEAPRTGWVRADVRALPFGPVFDLAVSFGAFGHFLPRELPGLFAQVHSVLRPGGRFAFPIGAPARPGSRQYWELLAFDTAMRVRNAVWRPRFVMYYRTFRLAEVREELVRAGFEIELRALEELGRRADGSPRCRLVVATRPG from the coding sequence ATGCTGAGCGTGATGTCCGCACCCCAGGGCCCCACCTTCCGTGAGCTCGTCGTCCAGGCGCTGTCCTCCGTCGAGCACGGCTACGATCTGCTGGCCCCGAAGTTCGACCACACCGGGTACCGGACCCCGGCGTCGGTGCTGGACTCGGTGGCCGGCGCCCTGCGCGGGCTCGGGCCCTTCGACAGCGGCCTCGACGTGTGCTGCGGAACCGGCGCGGGCATGGGCGTGCTGCGGCAGGTGTGCCGGAAGCGGATCACCGGCGTCGACTTCAGCGCGGGCATGCTGGCCGCGGGCCGGGCCCGTACCCCGGTGGTGCCGGAGGCACCGCGCACGGGCTGGGTACGCGCCGACGTGCGCGCCCTTCCGTTCGGGCCGGTGTTCGATCTGGCGGTGAGCTTCGGGGCGTTCGGCCACTTCCTGCCGCGGGAGCTGCCGGGGCTTTTCGCCCAGGTCCACTCCGTGCTCCGCCCGGGCGGCCGGTTCGCCTTCCCGATCGGGGCACCGGCCCGTCCGGGATCCCGGCAGTACTGGGAGCTCCTGGCGTTCGACACCGCGATGCGGGTGCGCAACGCGGTATGGCGGCCGCGCTTTGTGATGTACTACCGGACCTTCCGGCTCGCGGAGGTGCGGGAAGAGCTGGTCCGGGCCGGGTTCGAAATCGAACTGCGGGCACTGGAGGAGCTCGGCCGACGGGCGGACGGCAGCCCTCGCTGCCGACTGGTCGTGGCCACCCGGCCCGGCTGA